GTTTGCCGGCTACCTGATGCTTTCGCTGGATCTGCGGGAGCTGCGGGACATCCTGTCCACCTACTCCGGCCCCAATGCCCCCATTGCCGCATCAGGCGATGAGGGGCGCGTGCGTACACTTTTTTTTGACCGCGATGGCTGGATGCTCTTTCAGTCCGAGGTGCCGGATGCTGGCCTGGCCCAGCGCAGCCTGGGCACGGATGCCGTGCGCGCTGGCTTTATCGGCGATTTTGGCAGGCCGGGATTTAACACCGCATTCCGGCCCGGCCCTGAGCACATCAATTACTGGAACATGGTATCAGATGTGCAGGAGGGCAAGTCAGGCCAGCTTCCCCTCTCTGAAAACAGCTCCCTGTGGAGCAGCAGCCAGATGCGGGTGGAGAGGGTAAGCTACGTGCCGGTGACCTTCAGCCCGGTTTCGCAGGCAACAATCGTACTGGGCGGTCTGGCGGTACTGGACACCAGTTTTACCACCACACGCACGGGCGTGCAGCTCATGGGCATCTATGTGGGGGCCTTTGTTGGCGGCATGCTGCTTTTGGGTCTTAGCCTTTGGTGGCTGGCCCGGCAGACGGGCAGATCGCTCAATGCCGTAACGGCGGAACTTGAGCGCTGCAACGCCGAAGGGGACGACAAGAATATAGATATGCCCCAACTGCCGCGCGAACTGGAACGGCTCAAGGCTGGCATAAACACCCTGCTTGAACGCTTGCGCTTTGCCGCGGAGGCCCGCCGCCTGCGAGCTGCAGAGGATGATGCCCAGCAACAGCGCGAGCCAGTGGAAGATCTGCCGCATCCCGAAGACCTGCCCGTCAACAGCCTTATTGGCACATCACCCACCATGCTTGCCTTGTGCGACAATGTCCGCAAGGCCTCGCAGGTGATGGCAGATGTGCTGGTTGTGGGTGAAACCGGTACAGGCAAGGAGCTGGTTTCCGAGGCCATCCACAGGCTCAGTGCGCGGGCTGCGGGGCCTTTCATTACCATCAATTGCGGGGCGCTGGATGAAAACCTGCTTATGGATACGCTTTTCGGGCATGTGAAAGGCGCCTTCACCGAGGCGCGCGCGCCACGTAAAGGGGCTTTTCTGACGGCGCAGGGCGGCACCCTCATGCTGGACGAAGTGGGCAATGCGGCCCCCAAGGTGCAGCAGGCCCTGCTGCGGGCGCTCTCCACAAGACGGATCAGGCCGCTTGGCAGCGATGAAGATGTGCCTTTTGACACGCGCATCATTGCGGCGACCAATGCATCACTTATAGATGATTCGCAAAAAGGCACTTTCCGCGAGGACCTGTACTACCGGCTGGCCGTCATCACCATCAACACGCCGCCGCTGCGGGATCGCAAGACGGACATTCCCTCGCTGGCTGTCTATTTTCTTTCGGAAGCTCTCAAGGCCAAGGCAAGGCTGAAAGCCGAGGGCGGAGCACAGCCCGCTGGCGGGCTGGCTGCAATGACCGCCGCCATGCCGCAGGTCAGCAAAGGAGCCATGGCCAAACTGATGGACTACGACTGGCCCGGCAATGTGCGCGAATTGAAAAACACCCTCACGCGGGCCCTGACATTCTGCGAAGGTGGCATTCTACTTGCAGAAGATATTCAGCTTGGCGCGGCTACCCAGGCGCAAAGCGACGCCATTCCGGCAGGCCAGAGCGAAACTGCGGCAGCTCCGGCGCAGGAATCGCGCAAACCGCAGGAGGATCCTTGCGATCAGGGATTCTGCGCAACGCCCACTGCCGAAGATCCTGCACCGGCAGAAGGCTTGCCCGCCAGGCTTGTCAGCCCTGTGGCCGCGGATATTCCCGTGCAGGCCCCTGTGGGCGAGCCTGCCCCTCAGCCGCAAAGCGAGGCCCCCGCACAACTGGATACCCTGCTGCGCGGCAAGGACTCTGCGGACAAGCTCAACCGGCGCGTCATGGAGGTCTGGCCGACCATCGCGGCCTCGGGCAGCATCAGCAGGCAGGAATATCAAGCGCTTGCCGGAAAAAACATTTCCATGCGCACGGCCCAGTACGATCTGCAACTGCTTGTGCAGTTGGGGCTTGTGCGCAAGGACGGACGCGGCCCTGCGCAGAGATATATTGTAATCGGGCAGGGACGCTAACGAGCGACATTTACGCATCAGACATTCAGCATCATCAGTTTCAGGGCATGACGAAAATCTGCGATCAAGGATATCCGTATGGCCTCTCTGCTGAAAAAACTGTTTGGCATTGCCCCCCGGGTTGGCCGCGAGGCGGCCATGGACGCCTTCAACAAGCGCTATGTTTCGTTCAAGGAACTGCTCCAGGCCAATGCAGATCTGGCCGGGGTAATGGCCGGGCTGGACGCTACCCTGCGCGGCGACAAGCACATGGAAACCAGCGAAGTGCGCAAGCAGGCCCGACGGGCCATATTTCACTGCGAGCGCATGGCCTCGACCCTCAGCGAAATGTCGGGCCAGTGCGACATATCACTGGGCAGCGCCGTACATTCCATTGCGGCGCGCATTGAGCACGAGCTGGATCAGCACACGCGCGGCGATGTGCCGCAGTTTACCCTGCCCCTCTCTGAGGTTGACGCCAGCATGGCTTACAGCGTTGGCGGCAAAAACGCCAACCTCGGCGAATTGCGCAACATGCTTGATATGCCGGTGCCGCGCGGATTTTCCATCACTATCCGCGCTTGCAGCTATTTCTTGCTGCGCACGCCGGGCCTGTTCAAAAACCTCTTCCAGCTGCTGAAATCCGTTGACCCGGAAAAGCCCGCGCGGATTGCAGAAATTTCCCAGAATATTGAGCAGCTCGTGCAGGAAGCCCCCATCCCGGCAGAGGTTGAGCAAGCCCTGTTTGCAGAATGGGACACGGCTTTCGGCAAGAACGCGGATGTGGTTGTGGCCCTGCGCTCAAGCGCCATTGCCGAGGACGGCGTGCAATCCTTTGCCGGTCAGTACCGCAGTATCCTCGGCGTTACCCGCCAGGATCTGCTGTCCGCCTTCAAGAAGGTGGTTGCCAGCCTGTTTTCGCCCCGCGCCCTGACCTACCGCGCCGAGCACGGCTATGATCTGGACGCTACGGGCATGGGCCTTTGCTGCGTTGAAATGGTGCGGGCCAAGGCCGCTGGCGTGGCTTTTTCGCGCCATCCGGTAGACCTGCGCTCCAACGCCACTGTCATCAACGGCCTGTGGGGTCTGGGCGAAATGGTCGTGGATGGCTCGGGAACACCCGACCAGTGGCTTGTTTCCCGCGCCACAAAAAAGATCACCATGGCCACCATTGCCCATAAAACAGTGCGGCTGCGCCTTGTACGCACCAAAACCGGCCTTGTGGAAAGCACGCTCGAATCCGTTCCCGATCCCCTGCGCGATGTTCCCTGCCTCAGCGATGATCAGGTGCGCAAACTGGCTGAAATGGTCATGGAGCTGGAGCGGCACTACCAGTATCCGCAGGATATGGAATGGGCCGTGGACGAAGACGACCAGATTATTTTGCTGCAAACCCGCCCCATGGGGCTGGACAGCGCCTCTGAGGAGCATTCGGCCCCGGCCCTGCGGCACCTGCGCCCCCTGCTCTCGGGCGGCGATATCGCCGCGCGGGGCGTGGGGTGCGGCCCTGTTATTCATGTGGGCGAAGGGGAAGACATGACGCACTTTCCCGAAGGGGCCGTCATGCTGCTTGCCCACTCCTCGCCCAACGCCATGGCGGCCATGCGCCGCGCCTCGGCCATCATTGCAGAAACAGGCAGTCTTACCGGCCACATGGCTTCCATTTGCCGCGAATTTGGCGTGCCGACCATTATGAACCTGCCGGGCGCCAACAGTATTCTGGCCGAGGAGCAGATCGTCACCGTGGATGCGCTCACCGGCAGAATTTTTGACGGCGAAGTGCAGGAGCTGCTGGCCCTGCGGCTGGTGAAGCCCCAGGCCCGCCCCAGCAGCCCGGCTCTGGTGCTGTTACGGCGCATCGCACCCTACATTCTGCCGCTGCATCTGGTGGATCCGCGCGCGGATACATTCACGCCCCGCCACTGCACATCATTGCACGACATCATGCGCTATGTGCACGAATTGAGCTATTCCCAGATGTTCCAGATATCCGACAGGGTTACAGATCACTGCGCAGGCGTTGCCAGCAAGCTGGTCTGCACGGTGCCGCTTGATCTGCATGTGATTGATCTGGGCGGCGGGCTGCGTAACCCGGAATCCCGCCAGACAACGCCCAACGATGTGCTGAGCGTGCCTTTCAAGTGCGTGCTGGACGGCATGCTCAATCCGGCGGTGCAGGCACGTGGGCCACGGCCTGTAAACATGCGCGGTTTTCTTTCGGTCATGGGGCAAACCGCCATTGGCTGCAATGAGGAGGGCTGTTCACGCTTTGGCCAGCGCAGCTATGCCATAGTTTCCGACCGCTATCTCAATTTTTCGTCCCGCGTGGGCTACCACTATGCCATTCTTGACTGCTGGTGCGGCGAAACCCTGAGCAAGAACTACATCCGCTTTGAATTTGCCGGGGGCGCTGCCGCCAACGCCCAGCGCGTAAGGCGTGTGCAGTGCATAGGCCTGATCCTCAAAGAGCTGGGCTTTACCGTTGAGATAACGGGTGATAGACTGCGGGCACGTTACCAGAAATACCCCAGGCATGAGCTGTGCGCGCGCCTGGATCAACTGGGACGACTCCTGATAATGACCCGCCAGATGGACATGCTCATGGTGGACGATGCAGCAGTGCAATCCTACGCCACCAAGTTCCTGAATGGCGAATATCATTAGCCGCACACCCTTTGCGGGGGTGGACCCGGCCCCGCACGGCGGCCTGGGCCAACGCGGCGCAACACGATTGAGGCCCCATGCCGCCCCTAGCCGCATCGCCTGCGCAAACTCCGGAAGGCGCTGCCTTCCCTGACCCGCCGCAGACGTTATTAAGCCGTGATTTTGTTCTGCTGTTCTGCATGACCATGTGCTGCAACAGCTTTGTGGCCGTTTTTTACTGCTTTGAGCAATGGCTCGAAGGCCTCTCTGTCAGCCCCAACTGGCGGGGAGTGCTGCTCTCTTCCATGTTTGTCATGGTTCTGATTTTCAGGCAGGTGGCAAGCGTGGTTCTGTTGCGCCGTGGCAAACTCCTGCCCATGGGCATTGCCATCATCATTTCAAGCGGCGTCATGCTGGCCTACCCTTATGTGGGCGGCCCCCATATCATTGAGCTGATTCTGCTGTTGCGCGTGGTGCAGGGCATTGCCCTTGCCGTGTTCTCCTGCTGCACGGTGTCCGTGCTGGTGAGCTGCATACCCAAGGGCCAAAGCGCGCGCGGCTTTGCCATTTTTTCGCTCACCCTGCTGCTGCCCTACTCCATCATTCCGGCAGTGGGGGAACAGATACTTGCCCTGCTTGGGGGCGAACCGCACCTCTTTGCCTTCACGGCCCTGCTGGGTATTCCTTCCCTGCTCATGCTGGTGCCGCTGGCGCCACGCCTGCGCAAGCCAGAAATGGCCCAGGAAGCAGAAGGCGGCATGTCTGGTCGGGAACTGTGGCATGCGGTGAGCCATTCCGGCCTGTTCTTTGTGTATATGGCCTGCATGACATTCAGCATCATGACCGTACTGGCCATCTTTTTCATGAAAGGGTTGTGCTCCATCACCGGCGCGCACCCGGCGTGGTTTTTCAGCACCTATACGCTCACCATCATTCTTGTGCGTCTGGTGGGCAGCAACAGGCTTGATACGCTGCCGCGCCACAGAATTACCATTTTGTGCAGCGTTCTATTGGTCTGCTGCATGCTGGGGCTGGCCTGGGGGCCGCTGTGGGCCTTCATTCCCCTAACCTTCCTGTACGGGTTGGGCCTGGGGCTGCTCTACCCCCTGCTGGCGGCCATGGTCTATGACCGCTCCACACCCACCACCCGTTCCATCAACTCCAATGTGATGATGGCCACCTTCGATTCCAGCGGCATCTTTGCCCCCATAATCGGCGGGCTGGTCATGTACGAGGGCTTCGGCTACCGGGGTGTTTTTGTGGCCACGGCTATTTCCATCGGCCTGTGCGGCCTTTCCATGGTGGCCGACAAGCTGCGCGTTGCCCACTGGCGGCGGCAAGGCCGCCACATAGCTTAAACTCCAGACGCTGCAACAGCCGGTGCAAGAGTTCGGTCAACAGCAGCCATGCGATGGCGGACGGAAGTGCCGCTTTTGACAAAAATGCAATAATATATCATTTCAGTTTCTGGTTCAAAAAACGTTAATATTCTGAACCAGAAACATGGGAGAAATAATGAAAAACCTGATTCTTGTGACGGCCTGCACGGTTCTGCTCGCAGCCGCCCCCGCGCTTGCACATGGCCCGCATGAACACGGCGCGGCCCGCCTGGACGTGGCTGTGGAAGGCAATATTGTAGAAATCAGCCTTGAAAGCCCCCTTGCCAACGCCCTGCCCTTTGAACACGCCCCACGGGATGCAGCCCAGCGGCAGGCCGTGCAGAACATGGCGGCAACCTTGCATAAGGCGGAAAATATTTTTGTTTTTCCTGCCGAGGCCCAGTGCCGCATCAAAAAGGTAACACTGGAATCCGAAGCCCTGCCCGAGGCCCTGCTGGCAGCAAAGACAGCCGCGCAGCCGGAACAGGCGCAAGCATCAAAGCAGAACGCGTCTGCCGCCCCTGCGGTTGAACCCAAGGCGCATGCAGACCATGACGAACATGCCGGGCACGATGAACACGGCGGTCATGCGGATCTGGACGCGTCCTTTACTTTTGAATGCGCCCAGCCTGAAGCCCTGCGCGGCATGGACGTGCGTCTTTTCTCCGCATGGCCAGCCCTGCATGAACTGCGCGTGCAGATAGTCAGCCCCACTGGGCAGCATGCCGCCGAACTGAACGAACAGGCCCACACCCTCAAGTGGTAAGTCCCATGAATTCCGTTACGCCAACACCACCGCAAGCGCCTTGCAGCATGAATGCGGGCGAGCAGGCAGTCCTGCTTGAAAACTGCACCTTTTGCTGGCCCGGCCAAAAGGAAGAAACCCTGCGCATCCCCACGTTCAGCGTGGGCAAAGGGGAGACGGTCTTTCTTTCCGGCCCCAGCGGCGGGGGCAAAAGCACCCTGCTCAGCCTCATTGCAGGGATACTGCAACCAGCTTCCGGCAGTGTGCGCGTCAACGGAATTCGTGTGGACACCCTGCCCAGATTCGCCAGAGATTCCTTTCGCGGTGACACCATCGGCCTGATATTTCAGCAGTTCAATCTTGTTCTGCATCTCTCCATGCTGGATAATGTGCTGCTGCCCTGCCGCTTTTCGCCCAAACGCGCCACACGGGCAACGGAAAAGGATGGAAGCCCGGAGCAATCCGCGCAACGCCTGCTTGAGCGTCTTGGCCTTGGGCCGGAACTGTGGCGCAAAAGCGTAACCCGCCTTTCCGTTGGGCAACAGCAACGCGTTGCCGCCGCCCGCGCCCTTGTGGGTTCACCCCCGCTGGTCATGGCTGACGAACCCACCTCCGCGCTGGATGCGGAACGCCGGGCAGATTTTCTGCCCCTGTTGCTGCGCGAAAGCGCCGAGGCCGGATCAAGCCTGTTGTTTGTCAGCCATGACCTGTCTCTGGCAGATTTTTTTGAACGCCGGGTCCGACTGGCAGAGATTAACTTGGCCGATGCCAGCAGGGCTGACAAAGGGACAATCCCGCAGGGGGAAACCGCATGAGCCGTTGGCGTTTTTTGTTGGGGCTTGCCTGGTCGAGCGCCTGGAACCGCCGGGGAACCCTGAGCCTTGTGGTATTTTCCATCGCGCTCTCCACCACATTGCTGCTCGGTATGGAACGTGTGCGCACTCAGGTGCGCGATAATTTTGTTCAGGCAGTTTCCGGCACGGATATGGTGGTGGGCGCGCGCGGCAGCGAATTGCAACTGCTGCTCTATGCCGTGTTCCACATGGGCAAGGCCACCAACAACATGGGGTGGGACAGCGCCCAGCGCATTGCCCAGCGCAAGGACGTGGCCTGGACGATCCCCCTGTCGCTCGGCGATTCGCATAAAGGATTTGCCGTAG
This is a stretch of genomic DNA from Desulfovibrio desulfuricans. It encodes these proteins:
- a CDS encoding sigma 54-interacting transcriptional regulator, giving the protein MRLHRTLPQGSSLEFTAFFMNRSLASRMLMLGLPLLALVLLIIFTATGSSIEAILDRAIARNAQLQSQAMSLALEQALEETRNQLLILAAGSMDQKDMANRLKFRAKAGGLRYRELAFEGLAPDNRYLLVNTGGDIINVPMRQALASPTGPFHSIASEHRTGHVSVAQPVEVTYSMVPVKGSNQNINLHVLRFSTPVHDAEGTFAGYLMLSLDLRELRDILSTYSGPNAPIAASGDEGRVRTLFFDRDGWMLFQSEVPDAGLAQRSLGTDAVRAGFIGDFGRPGFNTAFRPGPEHINYWNMVSDVQEGKSGQLPLSENSSLWSSSQMRVERVSYVPVTFSPVSQATIVLGGLAVLDTSFTTTRTGVQLMGIYVGAFVGGMLLLGLSLWWLARQTGRSLNAVTAELERCNAEGDDKNIDMPQLPRELERLKAGINTLLERLRFAAEARRLRAAEDDAQQQREPVEDLPHPEDLPVNSLIGTSPTMLALCDNVRKASQVMADVLVVGETGTGKELVSEAIHRLSARAAGPFITINCGALDENLLMDTLFGHVKGAFTEARAPRKGAFLTAQGGTLMLDEVGNAAPKVQQALLRALSTRRIRPLGSDEDVPFDTRIIAATNASLIDDSQKGTFREDLYYRLAVITINTPPLRDRKTDIPSLAVYFLSEALKAKARLKAEGGAQPAGGLAAMTAAMPQVSKGAMAKLMDYDWPGNVRELKNTLTRALTFCEGGILLAEDIQLGAATQAQSDAIPAGQSETAAAPAQESRKPQEDPCDQGFCATPTAEDPAPAEGLPARLVSPVAADIPVQAPVGEPAPQPQSEAPAQLDTLLRGKDSADKLNRRVMEVWPTIAASGSISRQEYQALAGKNISMRTAQYDLQLLVQLGLVRKDGRGPAQRYIVIGQGR
- a CDS encoding PEP/pyruvate-binding domain-containing protein is translated as MASLLKKLFGIAPRVGREAAMDAFNKRYVSFKELLQANADLAGVMAGLDATLRGDKHMETSEVRKQARRAIFHCERMASTLSEMSGQCDISLGSAVHSIAARIEHELDQHTRGDVPQFTLPLSEVDASMAYSVGGKNANLGELRNMLDMPVPRGFSITIRACSYFLLRTPGLFKNLFQLLKSVDPEKPARIAEISQNIEQLVQEAPIPAEVEQALFAEWDTAFGKNADVVVALRSSAIAEDGVQSFAGQYRSILGVTRQDLLSAFKKVVASLFSPRALTYRAEHGYDLDATGMGLCCVEMVRAKAAGVAFSRHPVDLRSNATVINGLWGLGEMVVDGSGTPDQWLVSRATKKITMATIAHKTVRLRLVRTKTGLVESTLESVPDPLRDVPCLSDDQVRKLAEMVMELERHYQYPQDMEWAVDEDDQIILLQTRPMGLDSASEEHSAPALRHLRPLLSGGDIAARGVGCGPVIHVGEGEDMTHFPEGAVMLLAHSSPNAMAAMRRASAIIAETGSLTGHMASICREFGVPTIMNLPGANSILAEEQIVTVDALTGRIFDGEVQELLALRLVKPQARPSSPALVLLRRIAPYILPLHLVDPRADTFTPRHCTSLHDIMRYVHELSYSQMFQISDRVTDHCAGVASKLVCTVPLDLHVIDLGGGLRNPESRQTTPNDVLSVPFKCVLDGMLNPAVQARGPRPVNMRGFLSVMGQTAIGCNEEGCSRFGQRSYAIVSDRYLNFSSRVGYHYAILDCWCGETLSKNYIRFEFAGGAAANAQRVRRVQCIGLILKELGFTVEITGDRLRARYQKYPRHELCARLDQLGRLLIMTRQMDMLMVDDAAVQSYATKFLNGEYH
- a CDS encoding MFS transporter — protein: MPPLAASPAQTPEGAAFPDPPQTLLSRDFVLLFCMTMCCNSFVAVFYCFEQWLEGLSVSPNWRGVLLSSMFVMVLIFRQVASVVLLRRGKLLPMGIAIIISSGVMLAYPYVGGPHIIELILLLRVVQGIALAVFSCCTVSVLVSCIPKGQSARGFAIFSLTLLLPYSIIPAVGEQILALLGGEPHLFAFTALLGIPSLLMLVPLAPRLRKPEMAQEAEGGMSGRELWHAVSHSGLFFVYMACMTFSIMTVLAIFFMKGLCSITGAHPAWFFSTYTLTIILVRLVGSNRLDTLPRHRITILCSVLLVCCMLGLAWGPLWAFIPLTFLYGLGLGLLYPLLAAMVYDRSTPTTRSINSNVMMATFDSSGIFAPIIGGLVMYEGFGYRGVFVATAISIGLCGLSMVADKLRVAHWRRQGRHIA
- a CDS encoding DUF2796 domain-containing protein, which encodes MKNLILVTACTVLLAAAPALAHGPHEHGAARLDVAVEGNIVEISLESPLANALPFEHAPRDAAQRQAVQNMAATLHKAENIFVFPAEAQCRIKKVTLESEALPEALLAAKTAAQPEQAQASKQNASAAPAVEPKAHADHDEHAGHDEHGGHADLDASFTFECAQPEALRGMDVRLFSAWPALHELRVQIVSPTGQHAAELNEQAHTLKW
- a CDS encoding ABC transporter ATP-binding protein, whose protein sequence is MNSVTPTPPQAPCSMNAGEQAVLLENCTFCWPGQKEETLRIPTFSVGKGETVFLSGPSGGGKSTLLSLIAGILQPASGSVRVNGIRVDTLPRFARDSFRGDTIGLIFQQFNLVLHLSMLDNVLLPCRFSPKRATRATEKDGSPEQSAQRLLERLGLGPELWRKSVTRLSVGQQQRVAAARALVGSPPLVMADEPTSALDAERRADFLPLLLRESAEAGSSLLFVSHDLSLADFFERRVRLAEINLADASRADKGTIPQGETA